Proteins from a genomic interval of Capillibacterium thermochitinicola:
- a CDS encoding GntR family transcriptional regulator has product MTTLELEQVEIMPARIRVASILRKAILAGEFQSGQKLSLTELGKNLGVSRTPVREALQMLASEGLVELRMNRTAVVKKIDTKFIMDHYEMRILLECEAVVRATNNQMDTSFLDAQQQRILQKINELTQDEYVAYNQVLHTTIWKAANNQKLYNFLMDLWNGPSIGRTTKATDHRLKSIEEHGEIIHFIQARNPEKAKQAMDKHIRRSMHNILESYNFN; this is encoded by the coding sequence GTGACGACTTTGGAACTGGAACAAGTAGAAATTATGCCCGCCCGGATTCGCGTTGCTTCCATCCTTCGGAAAGCAATTTTAGCTGGTGAATTCCAGTCTGGGCAGAAACTTTCCCTCACCGAACTCGGAAAAAACCTAGGTGTCTCCCGGACCCCAGTGCGCGAAGCATTACAAATGTTGGCCTCCGAGGGCTTGGTTGAATTACGCATGAACAGAACGGCGGTCGTTAAGAAGATCGACACCAAATTTATCATGGACCACTATGAAATGCGCATTCTTTTGGAATGTGAAGCGGTGGTACGGGCCACGAACAACCAGATGGATACCTCCTTTCTCGACGCGCAACAGCAGAGGATCCTTCAAAAAATCAACGAGTTGACACAAGACGAATATGTTGCATATAACCAGGTCTTGCACACCACCATCTGGAAGGCGGCCAACAATCAGAAACTCTACAATTTCCTAATGGATCTCTGGAATGGTCCGTCGATCGGCAGAACCACCAAAGCAACGGATCATCGCCTTAAATCCATTGAAGAGCACGGAGAGATCATTCACTTCATCCAAGCACGAAACCCTGAAAAAGCGAAACAGGCCATGGACAAACATATCCGGCGCAGCATGCATAATATATTGGAAAGCTATAATTTCAATTAA
- a CDS encoding LeuD/DmdB family oxidoreductase small subunit translates to MQKTIIGQVIVLGDNIDTDQIYPGRYLELVDPKEIGRHCLAGVDPEIAPNFKPGGIVVAGKNFGCGSSREHAAIALINMGASLVIAESFARIFFRNAINLGLPLVICQGISQKVKAGQTLEVDLDQGTVKIQETGEVLACERLGEHAAKILAAGGIKPLFRAQLGIKE, encoded by the coding sequence ATGCAGAAAACCATCATTGGGCAGGTAATTGTTCTGGGAGATAACATCGATACGGACCAGATCTATCCCGGGCGTTATCTGGAACTGGTTGACCCAAAGGAGATTGGCCGTCATTGCCTGGCTGGGGTTGATCCGGAGATCGCTCCGAATTTTAAACCCGGCGGTATTGTGGTGGCGGGCAAGAACTTTGGTTGCGGCTCCAGTCGGGAACACGCGGCGATTGCCTTGATTAATATGGGGGCAAGCCTTGTCATTGCCGAATCCTTTGCCCGCATTTTCTTCCGGAATGCGATTAACCTTGGGTTGCCGCTGGTGATTTGCCAGGGCATTAGCCAAAAGGTAAAAGCCGGTCAGACGCTGGAAGTCGATTTGGACCAAGGTACCGTCAAAATCCAGGAGACGGGTGAGGTATTAGCCTGTGAAAGGCTCGGGGAACATGCGGCGAAGATCCTGGCTGCCGGTGGGATAAAGCCTTTGTTCCGGGCCCAACTGGGGATAAAGGAATAA
- the ndk gene encoding nucleoside-diphosphate kinase, producing the protein MEKTLVLLKPDAVERRLVGRIIAIYEEKGLNITALKMLKPTREIVEAHYQEHKEKPFFQSLVDYLTRGKVCALIIEGENAVKTVRKINGATDPAEAEAGTIRGQFALTKGENLVHASDSVDSAEREIAIWFPEITD; encoded by the coding sequence ATGGAAAAAACTCTGGTGTTACTCAAGCCTGATGCGGTTGAACGCCGGCTGGTTGGGCGGATCATTGCTATTTATGAAGAAAAGGGACTTAATATCACTGCGCTGAAAATGCTCAAACCGACCAGAGAAATTGTGGAAGCCCATTACCAGGAACATAAAGAGAAACCCTTTTTCCAAAGCTTGGTTGATTATCTGACGAGAGGCAAGGTCTGTGCGTTGATCATTGAAGGGGAGAATGCAGTCAAAACGGTGCGCAAAATCAACGGTGCGACCGACCCGGCGGAGGCGGAGGCGGGGACGATTCGGGGACAATTTGCCCTTACGAAGGGTGAAAATCTTGTTCATGCGTCGGATTCTGTCGACAGTGCCGAACGCGAGATCGCGATCTGGTTTCCGGAGATCACCGATTAA
- a CDS encoding GntP family permease codes for MPIEIVFLIGMAFLLFLALKVKVNAFMSLLGTAVVMGLLAGMPATDVMGAITTGFSSTVKSIGIVIIFGIMLGNYLEASSATTRMALDTVKLVGQKRSSLAMAISGYIVSIPVFSDAGFVILSPLVKAIAKKTKIPLAILAVSLSAGLLATHVYVPPTPGPLAAAGMLGIDIGRAILYGLFASVFMAGAGWLFAEIYFRNKPESFYTFREDAETQQEVEMDEAKLPGSLTSIVPLLVPLVLIVLNTTCNMLLPKTSLVVKVASFIGDPNVALAMGTLLAIALLGKRLGSKAVMKTMDASLKDAGPIVFITAAGGALGQILKVSGAGDKLAQMVIDTGLPFILIPFAIAAVLKIVQGSGTVAVVTAATLSAPIAAQLGLDPILIFLASGAGARSCCHVNDSYFWVYTNCMGFDMKTGLKTLSISNISMALGGLLATFIASLWL; via the coding sequence CTGCCAATTGAAATTGTCTTCTTAATTGGAATGGCCTTTCTTCTCTTCCTGGCGTTAAAGGTAAAGGTTAATGCTTTTATGTCGCTACTGGGCACCGCTGTGGTGATGGGGCTGTTGGCCGGGATGCCGGCAACCGATGTGATGGGGGCGATCACCACTGGTTTTTCCAGTACGGTGAAGAGTATTGGGATTGTGATCATCTTCGGTATTATGCTCGGTAATTACCTGGAAGCCTCCAGTGCGACGACGAGGATGGCTTTGGATACGGTAAAATTGGTCGGTCAGAAGCGTTCCAGCCTGGCGATGGCCATTTCCGGGTATATCGTCTCAATTCCGGTTTTTAGTGATGCCGGTTTTGTTATCCTCTCGCCCTTGGTTAAAGCGATCGCGAAAAAAACGAAGATTCCTTTAGCCATTCTGGCGGTCTCCCTTTCGGCCGGACTTTTGGCCACCCATGTTTACGTGCCGCCGACACCGGGTCCGTTAGCAGCCGCTGGTATGCTGGGAATTGATATCGGCCGGGCTATTCTTTATGGACTTTTTGCTTCGGTTTTTATGGCCGGTGCCGGTTGGCTCTTTGCTGAGATTTACTTCCGCAATAAACCTGAGAGTTTCTACACTTTCCGGGAAGATGCGGAAACCCAGCAGGAAGTGGAGATGGACGAGGCCAAATTACCGGGTAGCCTCACCTCGATCGTGCCGTTACTGGTTCCGCTGGTCTTAATTGTCTTGAACACCACCTGTAATATGTTGCTGCCAAAGACTTCTCTGGTCGTGAAAGTTGCCAGCTTTATCGGGGATCCTAATGTTGCGTTGGCCATGGGTACATTACTGGCCATCGCCCTGCTGGGAAAACGTCTGGGCTCGAAAGCAGTTATGAAAACGATGGATGCATCTTTGAAGGATGCGGGCCCGATTGTCTTTATCACAGCTGCCGGTGGTGCCCTCGGCCAGATCTTAAAGGTTTCCGGGGCCGGCGATAAACTTGCCCAGATGGTGATTGATACCGGCTTACCGTTTATTCTGATCCCGTTTGCCATTGCAGCCGTCCTGAAGATCGTACAAGGGTCGGGTACGGTTGCGGTCGTTACGGCAGCGACGCTTTCCGCACCAATTGCGGCTCAGCTTGGCTTGGATCCAATACTGATCTTCTTGGCCTCTGGTGCCGGTGCCCGCTCCTGCTGCCATGTGAACGACAGTTATTTCTGGGTCTACACCAACTGCATGGGCTTTGACATGAAAACTGGTTTAAAAACGCTGAGCATTTCAAATATCTCCATGGCTTTGGGCGGGCTCTTGGCCACCTTTATTGCCAGCCTGTGGCTGTGA
- a CDS encoding DUF5692 family protein has protein sequence MFTFNYAAGATLFSVWGVWLIVFIALFVFNEVSRRWKYVGLFSFTVLPAILSVLWFTVLKDKTYTDWFHLAKVYSATAGCLGFWCLRHLRGKNKATGEEWRLVEKKWALWYPPLILAINILEAVARDLQIGIQYAGGGMLADQAMYVVGGSWNYMNAIAGLLNIVTITGWYGICLRKETPQDRSKDMLWPDMLWFWIVAYDLWNFAYTYNCLPGHAWYCGFALLLAPTLCAFTVGKGAWLQHRAHTLAIWCMFAQTFPAFLDEGAFAVASTYNTTALFITSFAALVANIAVFVYMIYKVVKTKRNPYLGELYTDLRAYQEIKALAEESGDRKVYRETQVQTFA, from the coding sequence TTGTTTACTTTTAACTATGCCGCAGGGGCAACGTTATTCAGCGTCTGGGGTGTCTGGCTTATTGTCTTTATCGCCCTTTTTGTTTTTAATGAAGTTTCACGGCGCTGGAAGTATGTTGGTCTTTTTAGCTTCACCGTACTGCCGGCTATCCTTTCGGTCCTTTGGTTTACCGTACTGAAAGACAAGACTTATACCGACTGGTTCCATTTGGCCAAGGTCTATTCCGCCACTGCCGGATGTCTTGGTTTTTGGTGCCTCCGGCATCTGCGCGGGAAAAACAAGGCAACCGGGGAAGAATGGCGGTTGGTGGAGAAAAAATGGGCTTTATGGTACCCACCGCTGATCCTGGCGATCAACATTCTGGAGGCGGTCGCCCGCGACCTTCAGATTGGGATCCAATATGCCGGCGGCGGGATGCTCGCTGACCAGGCGATGTATGTGGTCGGTGGTTCTTGGAATTACATGAATGCCATCGCCGGACTCCTGAACATTGTCACCATTACGGGATGGTACGGGATCTGTCTGCGCAAAGAGACCCCGCAAGACCGCAGTAAAGATATGCTCTGGCCTGATATGCTCTGGTTTTGGATCGTCGCCTATGATCTCTGGAACTTCGCTTATACTTATAACTGTCTACCGGGTCATGCCTGGTATTGCGGTTTTGCCTTGTTGCTGGCCCCGACGCTCTGCGCCTTTACGGTCGGAAAAGGAGCATGGCTCCAGCACCGCGCCCACACCCTGGCCATCTGGTGTATGTTTGCCCAGACCTTCCCGGCTTTTCTCGATGAAGGGGCCTTTGCCGTTGCTTCCACGTATAATACAACTGCCTTATTTATCACCAGTTTTGCTGCGTTAGTTGCCAATATAGCCGTATTTGTTTACATGATTTACAAGGTCGTCAAGACAAAGCGCAATCCTTATCTGGGCGAACTCTATACGGATCTGCGGGCATACCAGGAGATTAAAGCGCTTGCCGAAGAAAGCGGCGACCGCAAAGTATACCGGGAAACGCAGGTTCAAACTTTTGCTTAA
- a CDS encoding prepilin peptidase, with amino-acid sequence MVEFSGILFALIVGVCIGSFLNVVIYRLPRGGSLLWPPSTCPACQHRLAAGDLVPVLSYIWLRGKCRYCQGPINITYPVVELIAGLTTVAWALRFDSQVSELWRLIVAYTMIVIAVIDFKTRLIPNCLTYPMILGGLVYQWAQNALGSALIGGLVGGGLLFLICLLYPKGMGMGDVKLLTFLGIFLGVDGVLRTLFWGSLSGVVLLFPLVWKGRIGRRQPVPFAPFLAVGAYVVLFF; translated from the coding sequence ATGGTTGAATTTAGCGGTATACTGTTCGCATTGATTGTTGGCGTTTGTATCGGCAGTTTTTTAAATGTGGTTATCTACCGCCTTCCGCGTGGCGGGTCGCTTCTGTGGCCGCCGTCCACCTGTCCCGCTTGTCAGCACCGGCTAGCGGCCGGTGATCTGGTTCCGGTTCTCAGTTATATATGGTTGCGGGGAAAATGCCGTTATTGTCAGGGCCCAATTAATATTACTTATCCTGTCGTTGAACTGATTGCCGGTTTGACGACGGTGGCCTGGGCGCTACGTTTTGACAGTCAAGTTTCGGAACTTTGGCGGTTGATCGTGGCTTACACGATGATTGTTATTGCGGTCATTGACTTCAAGACACGTTTGATTCCGAATTGTCTGACTTACCCAATGATTTTGGGCGGTTTGGTTTACCAATGGGCCCAGAACGCGCTTGGATCGGCCCTCATCGGCGGCTTGGTCGGTGGCGGGCTCTTATTTTTGATCTGCCTTCTTTACCCGAAGGGAATGGGGATGGGCGATGTTAAGTTGTTGACCTTTTTAGGAATCTTCCTGGGTGTCGACGGTGTTCTGCGTACGCTTTTCTGGGGCAGTTTAAGCGGGGTTGTTCTTTTATTTCCTTTGGTGTGGAAGGGACGGATCGGTCGTCGACAGCCGGTTCCGTTTGCGCCGTTTTTAGCTGTTGGGGCTTATGTCGTTTTATTTTTCTAA
- a CDS encoding DUF6485 family protein — protein MACDSKANCTCTYPCSRRGKCCECVAYHRRSGEVPGCFFSASGERTYDRSIEHLYRDYYKKG, from the coding sequence ATGGCCTGCGATTCAAAAGCAAACTGCACTTGTACTTACCCTTGTTCCCGCCGCGGGAAATGTTGCGAATGTGTCGCCTATCACCGACGGTCCGGTGAAGTCCCCGGATGTTTCTTTTCGGCGTCGGGAGAAAGAACTTACGACCGCTCGATCGAGCATCTTTACCGGGATTATTATAAAAAGGGTTAA
- a CDS encoding HD-GYP domain-containing protein — MKDLWDTWQRKGKVSAWFIAYLLSIIITAVVYWTGGTVTAYANLMYIPIAIMASTHGKWHGVIHGIISSLLIGPFMPLDRVLGISQKTINWIVRMLIYAVNAFVIGFFSDYYRHVYQERVKKEKEIAESKLAMIYSLVKLAESRDDSTGAHIERVAQICRLLATNLRKRKKYQDYIDADFIEKITQVSPLHDIGKVGIPDYILLKPGRLSEEEYEVMKEHTTIGAKTLQEVKEKFPNNRFLDMAIGITYFHHEKWDGTGYPFGLAEETIPLSARIMAIADVYDALRSKRVYKNAFSHAESVKIIQEESGKAFDPDIVEVFMDIHEEINEIYDRYSGNQERTLAHLGTGYLEGTGA; from the coding sequence TTGAAAGATCTATGGGACACATGGCAGCGGAAGGGGAAAGTTAGCGCGTGGTTCATCGCTTATTTGCTTTCCATCATCATAACCGCGGTTGTTTATTGGACAGGCGGGACAGTTACCGCCTATGCCAATCTGATGTATATCCCTATTGCCATTATGGCGTCAACCCACGGCAAATGGCACGGGGTGATTCACGGCATCATAAGCAGTTTGTTGATTGGCCCCTTCATGCCCTTGGATCGAGTGTTGGGGATAAGTCAAAAGACGATTAACTGGATTGTCCGCATGCTGATCTACGCCGTAAACGCCTTTGTCATTGGTTTTTTCTCCGACTATTACCGGCATGTGTATCAGGAAAGGGTAAAAAAGGAAAAAGAGATTGCCGAATCCAAGCTGGCTATGATTTATTCCCTGGTTAAACTGGCCGAATCCCGGGATGACAGCACAGGTGCTCACATCGAACGGGTCGCCCAAATCTGCCGGTTACTGGCCACCAACTTACGGAAGCGTAAAAAATACCAAGATTACATTGATGCGGACTTTATCGAAAAAATTACCCAGGTCAGTCCGTTGCATGATATTGGGAAGGTGGGGATCCCCGACTACATTCTGCTGAAGCCGGGACGGTTGTCGGAGGAAGAATATGAGGTAATGAAGGAGCACACCACAATCGGGGCGAAGACCCTCCAGGAGGTAAAGGAGAAATTCCCAAACAACCGGTTTTTGGATATGGCGATTGGGATTACCTATTTCCACCACGAAAAATGGGATGGGACAGGGTATCCTTTCGGCCTGGCGGAGGAGACCATTCCCTTGTCGGCGCGGATCATGGCGATCGCCGATGTGTACGACGCCTTACGGTCTAAACGGGTGTACAAGAATGCCTTTTCCCATGCCGAAAGCGTTAAGATCATCCAGGAGGAAAGCGGCAAGGCCTTTGATCCGGATATTGTTGAGGTTTTTATGGACATCCATGAAGAGATAAACGAGATCTATGACCGTTACAGTGGGAATCAAGAGCGTACCCTTGCCCACCTTGGAACTGGATATCTTGAAGGGACCGGAGCTTAA
- a CDS encoding methylglyoxal synthase — MKKIALIAHDQKKHQIIDFVKRYRNIFAQCQLVATGTTGRLIEQECKIPVQRMQSGPFGGDQQIGAMVSAGEIEMVIFLRDPLTAQPHEPDVTALLRVCDVHNVPLATNLATAELLAKALGEKVKSMDDK; from the coding sequence ATGAAAAAAATCGCTTTGATTGCCCATGACCAGAAGAAACACCAGATCATTGATTTTGTAAAACGGTATAGAAACATCTTTGCCCAGTGCCAACTGGTCGCCACCGGAACGACCGGCCGCCTGATTGAACAGGAGTGTAAAATCCCCGTCCAGCGCATGCAGTCGGGGCCCTTTGGCGGCGACCAGCAGATCGGGGCCATGGTTTCGGCCGGTGAAATTGAGATGGTCATTTTCTTACGCGACCCGTTAACCGCCCAGCCCCACGAACCGGACGTCACTGCTTTATTACGCGTTTGCGATGTCCACAATGTGCCGCTGGCGACCAATCTGGCCACCGCCGAACTGTTGGCCAAAGCCCTGGGCGAAAAGGTGAAAAGCATGGATGATAAGTAA
- a CDS encoding TetR/AcrR family transcriptional regulator, whose amino-acid sequence MKRVARTVLMAAFKELLAVKSLDKITVKEICEQCNLHRQTFYNHFDNILDLFKTLFYEDLARAVGPNKTLGTWQKGFLATLNYLRNNAAMIINVLHSSYWPEIRAYCGTLSSRLLDRVIGECMEDLGVQLEENDRRFIVNFYRRAFNGLIIDWAREGMKEEPELVLKKLLIMIRGGITRAITAFHEEKNK is encoded by the coding sequence ATGAAAAGAGTCGCAAGAACTGTTCTGATGGCTGCGTTTAAAGAATTGCTGGCGGTGAAATCATTAGACAAGATTACGGTGAAGGAAATTTGCGAACAGTGTAATCTCCACCGGCAGACTTTTTACAACCATTTTGACAATATACTGGACCTCTTTAAAACTCTTTTTTATGAGGACTTGGCAAGGGCGGTCGGGCCCAACAAAACCCTTGGCACCTGGCAAAAAGGGTTTCTGGCCACGTTGAACTATTTGCGGAACAATGCCGCGATGATCATAAATGTCCTGCACTCCTCGTACTGGCCGGAGATTAGGGCATACTGTGGTACCCTTTCCAGTCGCTTGTTGGACAGGGTGATTGGCGAGTGCATGGAAGATCTGGGGGTCCAGTTGGAGGAGAATGACCGGCGCTTTATAGTCAATTTTTACCGGCGGGCCTTTAATGGGTTGATCATCGACTGGGCGAGGGAAGGGATGAAGGAAGAACCGGAGCTTGTGCTCAAAAAACTTTTAATCATGATTAGAGGAGGAATTACCCGTGCGATTACGGCTTTTCACGAAGAAAAGAACAAATAA
- a CDS encoding ABC transporter ATP-binding protein: MIRQLLKSVGEYKKASVLAPLFVTGEVILEVLIPFLVAGLIDRGIMGGRMDVILQLGVALIIAALFSLAFGVLSGIYAARASAGFAANLRKRLYYAVQDFSFANIDRFSAASLVTRLTTDVTHVQYAYQMVIRVAVRSPLMLLFSLFMAFQVNPRLSLVFLLVIPFLGLGLYLIIRWSLPVFKRIFQAYDRLNRVVQENLRGIRVVKAFVREEHEKEKFNRVSAAIYSNFIKAEKILALNAPLMQFSVYVCLLFLSWVGARMIVATAMTTGQLVSLFSYTLQILMSLMMLSMVFVMITIARASVERIVEVLSEESDLKNPDHPVLEVKNGDIRFVNVGFSYTNDPDNLCLSGVNLEIKAGQTVGIIGGTGSGKTTLVQLIPRLYDVTAGAVLVGGVDVRDYDLRAFREQVAVVLQKNVLFSGTIKENLRWGNKNATDEELVAACRLAQADAFIRSFPDGYDTRLEQGGVNLSGGQRQRLCIARALLKKPKILILDDSTSAVDMKTEALIRKALRELLPGTTKVIIAQRVASVMDADQIIVMDHGRVVAVGTHDELLQTNRIYQEVYTSQRQGRGDGHDVA, translated from the coding sequence ATGATCAGGCAGTTGTTAAAAAGCGTCGGGGAGTATAAAAAAGCCTCGGTTCTGGCCCCGCTTTTCGTCACCGGCGAAGTGATCCTGGAGGTTTTAATCCCGTTTCTGGTCGCGGGACTGATCGACCGGGGGATTATGGGCGGACGGATGGACGTGATTCTGCAGTTGGGCGTGGCCTTAATTATTGCCGCCCTTTTTTCGCTGGCCTTCGGGGTGCTCTCCGGGATTTACGCCGCCCGCGCTTCCGCCGGGTTTGCGGCCAACCTGCGCAAAAGGTTATATTACGCCGTACAAGATTTTTCCTTTGCCAACATTGACCGTTTTTCCGCGGCCAGTTTGGTGACGCGTCTTACCACCGACGTCACGCATGTGCAGTATGCCTACCAGATGGTGATCCGCGTTGCGGTCCGGAGTCCGTTGATGCTCCTCTTCTCACTTTTTATGGCTTTTCAGGTCAACCCCCGGCTCTCCTTGGTCTTTCTTCTGGTGATCCCCTTTTTGGGCTTGGGGCTCTATTTGATCATCCGGTGGTCGCTGCCTGTCTTTAAACGGATCTTTCAGGCCTATGACCGGTTAAACCGGGTGGTCCAGGAGAATTTGCGGGGGATCCGGGTCGTGAAGGCGTTTGTCCGGGAAGAGCACGAAAAGGAGAAGTTTAACCGGGTGTCGGCCGCGATCTATTCCAACTTCATCAAAGCCGAAAAGATCCTGGCTTTAAACGCGCCGCTGATGCAGTTTTCGGTCTACGTCTGCCTGCTCTTTTTATCCTGGGTCGGGGCGCGGATGATTGTGGCGACCGCGATGACCACCGGGCAACTGGTCAGCCTCTTTTCCTACACCCTCCAGATCTTGATGAGCCTGATGATGCTCTCGATGGTCTTTGTCATGATTACCATCGCCCGGGCTTCGGTCGAGCGGATTGTCGAAGTCCTGAGTGAAGAGAGCGACCTTAAAAACCCGGACCATCCGGTCCTGGAAGTGAAAAACGGCGATATTCGTTTTGTGAATGTGGGTTTCAGTTACACCAACGACCCGGATAACTTGTGTCTGTCCGGGGTGAATTTGGAGATCAAGGCCGGGCAAACGGTCGGGATCATCGGGGGGACCGGCAGCGGGAAGACAACCTTAGTGCAATTGATTCCCCGCCTCTATGATGTGACGGCTGGAGCAGTGCTGGTCGGCGGGGTTGATGTCCGTGACTATGACCTCCGGGCCTTTCGCGAGCAGGTGGCGGTGGTGCTTCAGAAGAATGTGTTGTTCTCCGGCACCATCAAGGAGAATCTCCGCTGGGGAAACAAAAACGCGACCGACGAAGAGTTGGTTGCCGCCTGCCGGTTGGCGCAGGCCGATGCGTTTATCCGGTCTTTCCCCGACGGGTATGACACCCGTCTTGAGCAGGGCGGGGTCAATCTTTCCGGCGGGCAGCGGCAGCGGTTGTGTATTGCCCGGGCTTTACTGAAAAAACCGAAGATCCTGATCCTGGATGACTCCACCAGTGCGGTGGATATGAAGACCGAAGCCTTAATCCGGAAAGCCCTTCGGGAGCTGCTCCCGGGGACGACCAAGGTCATCATTGCGCAGCGGGTGGCTTCCGTCATGGACGCCGACCAGATTATCGTGATGGACCACGGGCGGGTGGTGGCGGTCGGGACCCATGATGAACTCTTGCAGACGAACCGGATCTACCAAGAGGTCTATACCTCACAGCGGCAAGGAAGGGGAGATGGCCATGATGTCGCCTAA
- a CDS encoding 3-isopropylmalate dehydratase large subunit, whose translation MHAIEKILAKAAGKDRVTTGEIVNAKVDFAEINDLYLQTIYSFREMGGKKVWDQDRVAFVFDHYAPAPTIKSAQIHKEMRAFAQENNLTYHFDINCGVCHQVMPERGVIYPGMIIVATDSHTTTHGAFGAFGTGVGATDMATVLISGELWFRVPEIIEVRIEGVPPKGVYPKDVILHILGQIKADGAVYKAIDFTGSYVEQLDVAGRMVICNMAVEMGAKTAYMQPNQKVLDYVAKRAVRPFEVQYSDADFVYTESYVFDVSNLTPQVAVPHSVDNVRPLESVEKVRINQGFIGSCTGGREEDIAVAAQILKGKKLPPYVRLVVIPASAEVMQACLEKGYIQTLIEAGATLSSPGCGPCLGAHEGVLAPGEVCVTASNRNFPGRMGSTEAEIYLASPATVAASVLNGYLTDPRTLL comes from the coding sequence GTGCATGCCATTGAGAAGATCCTGGCGAAGGCCGCGGGCAAGGACCGGGTGACGACTGGCGAGATCGTCAATGCCAAAGTGGATTTTGCCGAGATCAACGACCTCTACCTCCAGACTATTTACTCTTTCCGCGAGATGGGCGGGAAGAAGGTTTGGGACCAGGACCGGGTGGCGTTTGTTTTCGATCATTATGCCCCGGCACCCACCATTAAGTCAGCCCAGATCCATAAGGAAATGCGGGCCTTTGCCCAGGAAAACAACCTGACTTACCATTTTGACATCAACTGCGGGGTTTGCCATCAAGTAATGCCGGAACGGGGAGTGATCTATCCGGGGATGATTATTGTTGCCACCGATTCCCACACGACGACCCACGGTGCGTTTGGTGCCTTTGGGACCGGGGTGGGGGCAACGGATATGGCGACGGTCTTAATCTCCGGGGAACTTTGGTTCCGGGTTCCGGAGATCATTGAGGTACGGATTGAAGGCGTTCCGCCGAAGGGGGTTTACCCCAAGGATGTGATCCTCCATATTCTGGGGCAGATCAAAGCCGATGGTGCCGTTTATAAGGCCATTGATTTTACAGGCAGCTATGTTGAACAGCTGGACGTGGCCGGCCGGATGGTCATCTGTAACATGGCGGTGGAGATGGGGGCTAAAACCGCATATATGCAGCCTAACCAAAAAGTCTTGGACTATGTGGCGAAAAGAGCCGTCCGGCCCTTTGAAGTTCAGTATTCCGATGCGGATTTTGTGTATACTGAAAGCTATGTCTTTGACGTCAGTAACTTAACCCCCCAAGTGGCGGTTCCCCATAGCGTTGATAATGTCCGCCCGCTGGAATCGGTGGAAAAGGTCCGGATCAACCAGGGCTTTATCGGGAGTTGTACTGGTGGGCGGGAAGAAGATATTGCGGTGGCGGCACAGATCTTAAAGGGGAAAAAGCTTCCGCCTTATGTCCGCCTTGTGGTGATTCCCGCTTCAGCCGAAGTAATGCAGGCTTGTCTGGAGAAGGGTTATATCCAAACTTTAATCGAAGCGGGTGCTACGCTCTCCAGTCCTGGCTGTGGTCCCTGCCTGGGGGCCCACGAAGGGGTCTTGGCTCCGGGTGAAGTCTGCGTAACCGCTTCGAACCGGAACTTCCCGGGGCGAATGGGGAGTACGGAAGCAGAGATTTATCTGGCCTCGCCGGCGACGGTGGCTGCTTCAGTGCTGAACGGGTATTTAACCGATCCCAGAACATTGCTTTAA